atatatagtgCACTAAATGCACTCTATGCCTAGCCCAGCAAATGAACACCTAagtagagaaataagtaaataagaaaattttagtttcttcttttacatcAGATGGAACTGCACTTTGCCATATAGTATTTATACTTGAATGTACCTTTACATAGtaatctttaatttgctaaaatgTCCTCTCAATTTGTAGGACATCACTCCACTATGCATGTGCCCATAATCATCTCAACGTGGTAGCATGGTTAGTCTCCAACGACTCTACGGACATCAATATTCAGGATGACGAAGGCTGCACGCCCTTAATTAAGGTAGCTATCGGGCAAGAGTTTTGGTATAAAATTGATTAGATATtatccttgtttggtttttgttactgtgataaaacactggccaaaaccagcttgagaaaagaaatatttgttcGGCCTAcaattccacatcacagtcagTCATGAAGGGAAACCAGGGCAGAAGCTCAATCAGGACTAGAGGCAGGAAATaaagcagaggtcatggggggATGCTGCTTTCCCATGGCTTTTTCCAAGGCTTGCTTAGATTTCTTATactacccaggaccacctgcccagtcaTGCCACCTCCCTTAGGAAGATGTGCCCTTCCATATcaacctcaatcaagaaaatgctctacaggcttccCCGAGTCCAGTCTGGTAGAGGCGATCCTTCAAATGAGGTTCCTTCTTTCCCAGTGTCTTCAGCCTGTGTCAAAttatcaaaacaagcaaatgaacaagcaacctcccccaCTGCAAcaatggccaaacagtgctgaTGAAATGCTTTAATATCTAGGTGTATTGGCATACGCCTAAAATTCTACCACTTGGAAAACTCTGGTGGGGAGGTCATGAATTTAGGCAAGCCTGGGGTACTTGAGAGGccccagtctcaaaaaagagatAATATGCGTAACCTAAACAATTGGTCTGATCCAAGAGTAACTATTCAATGCAATTGTTGGAATGCTTATCCTGACTTTCTTGAattcagtatttctttctttctacaataCCCACAGGCGACCCAGAGAGACAACGTGGAGTGTGTCTCCATACTACTCAAGCAGGGTGCCGATCCGCACATCGTAGATTTCGGTGGGGATGCAGCTCTACACCATGCAGTTGTCCGAGGAAATATCACCATTGCTGGACAACTGCTTAAATATAAGGCAAATATTGATGCCAAAACAGAGGTAAAAATCATTCAACTTTATTTGCAATGTACTTCCAGCAATGCCACTCAGATCACTTTCTACATTCTGAAGCTCAAGCAGACTCACTAAATCTGTTCAGAGTCAAACATTTTTCCCAATCTGTATTTTTACAGTTttgcaggtaacttaaaggaactcagcacagcacattttgtttcagacttgggctttactttaaaattgaaCAAGTAAAGTACTCGGGCCCACACgtacttcacatacacacaaacaataaaaaataatgttaaggTAAATGTCTGTAGAAAACACCAGAAATCTGTTAAAGTTAAGAAGCTACTGATGTGGTTTGTCTCCCAGAGATGAGGATAGAGTGAAAAggtcacatgcacacaggcaaatgtgGAAATTGGATCATTGAAGAAAACATACTGAGAagacatctttatttaactttttcaaattttctatgttCATAATGAAGGGGCCAAAATGTGACTCCATCTTAGACAAGTACTGACTCCATTTTGATTAATGACCTAAGCCTGAATCCAGGAAGTTCCCCAGTCAAGTTTAGCCAATCACCTAAACAGTTTCAAACCTGGCCTTATAAGGCTGGGAGACCCAGAGTTGCAGGATCTGGCTGCTACTGACCATATGTGACAGAAAAATCCAACAACGGATGAAACTGTTACTAGTCCTGTAAAATCAACGTGCACCTCATGTAACTACTCCCTGACTGCCCAATTATAAAAAAGATACTTAGAATTCCCCATATCCCTTTTAAAAGGGCATGCATGTTTTTGTCCTTGGTCCTCATTAACATTTTATATGGGTGATAGACTGCATGCTGGCTATTTCTGAAGAATAAGCACTCTTTGGGTTTACATACCATTTGAGTCTGGGGTCTTCCTCCAGCATTTTTTGGACCACTACAATAGGGAATGATGTTTGGTTTGTGAGATAATTTTTAGTTTAGggaaaaaatagttttgaaaaacaGATTGAGAAACTGCTCCAGAGATGCCACTTGAGTCCACTCATTCAACAGAGGCACACCAAATCTAACTCAATGTTTTAGGgttgggaaatggaggcacatCTCCATGGAGCTAAGCAGCTTGGAACCAGCGAGCATTTGTGGGAAGTTCTGGAGATGAGTGGTATTCACGGGCAGTGTTGGACAGGGAAAGGTGTGTCAAAGGGAAGAGAGCCCCTGTGTGTATGAATCTGCAGAAAGGGCTGAAGGAAAATCTATCCTTTTGTGACTTTTTGTTTACAAAATCTGTGATACTTTTTCAGTTGAGAAGCAtgtaatttctaaaatgaattttttttctttacagtatGGGGTGACCCCGTATAAACTCGCACTATACGGAAGGCAACACCAAATGGCCGAGTTTTTAATAAAGAACGGGGCAGAGGCACATTTGGGGATGAAGCCAAATAGgtacagtt
Above is a window of Microtus pennsylvanicus isolate mMicPen1 chromosome 6, mMicPen1.hap1, whole genome shotgun sequence DNA encoding:
- the LOC142853021 gene encoding putative palmitoyltransferase ZDHHC13, yielding MQDAFEDDALTFRAPQRTRWYTRLWPACLGHGCFGRKRRQFQLCLIGYDPVGHLQRAASVGDVALVQKFINGSEYHINESDRRRRTSLHYACAHNHLNVVAWLVSNDSTDINIQDDEGCTPLIKATQRDNVECVSILLKQGADPHIVDFGGDAALHHAVVRGNITIAGQLLKYKANIDAKTEYGVTPYKLALYGRQHQMAEFLIKNGAEAHLGMKPNRSSRST